Genomic segment of Enterobacteriaceae endosymbiont of Neohaemonia nigricornis:
ATTTTAATTGCTAAAGGTGGTATATGTGGTTTAGGTAATATTAATTTTAAATCTTCTATTAATAGAACACCTTATAAAAATACTAAAGGACAATTAGGTGAACATAAAAAAATAAGATTAAAACTTATATTATTTGTAGAAGTAGGATTAATAGGCATGCCTAATACAGGTAAATCTACTCTAATAAATAGTGTATCTAATGTTAATACTAAAGTTTCTGATTATCCATTCACTACAAAACAGCCTGTAATTGGCATAGTAAAAAATAATACTTATGGTACTTTTACTATACTAGATACTCCAGGTATTATTCGAAATTCGTTTTTAGGTTCCGGCTTAGGTTTAAATTTTATAAAACAATTTAAATATTGTAATTTAATATTACATATTATAGATATAACACAAATTAATAAATTTAATTTAATTAATAATATTAATATTATTAATAATGAATTAAAAAATTTTGATAATATTTTACATAAAGAAATATGGTTTGTATTTAATAAAATTGATTTAGTTAAGAAAAATATTAATCATATCCAAGATTATAT
This window contains:
- the cgtA gene encoding Obg family GTPase CgtA yields the protein MKFIDEAEIFIIAGKGGNGCTSFRREKYIAKGGPDGGNGGNGGNVYFITNNNINNLSNYYHKKYYIAENGCNGQKYQRTGKKGKDLILNIPIGTKIIDIDKNLVIAYLNKNNQKILIAKGGICGLGNINFKSSINRTPYKNTKGQLGEHKKIRLKLILFVEVGLIGMPNTGKSTLINSVSNVNTKVSDYPFTTKQPVIGIVKNNTYGTFTILDTPGIIRNSFLGSGLGLNFIKQFKYCNLILHIIDITQINKFNLINNINIINNELKNFDNILHKEIWFVFNKIDLVKKNINHIQDYIKYTLIKFSYINKCYFISAKFKTDLQKLYLDIFKYLNKYLKT